The following proteins are encoded in a genomic region of Neosynechococcus sphagnicola sy1:
- a CDS encoding DUF3172 domain-containing protein produces MPLFGFIAVLVSSESPWPADLDPLPLPPRAYRAAPAAATFNYTSLAILGGIFILGVGVGIGFSSVATSGPENVATRDFIDRSAPNPEVCVEFGASAMVMDTRVFVTLNPFNVYVSQPKMQPGCVLRSTNWGILEQRKLLTSDQVRDCRNRMNTFGFTGTLESSPQISCIYQNEAAQNLFLTQPGVGSGRPETNKF; encoded by the coding sequence TTGCCCCTGTTTGGCTTTATTGCTGTTTTGGTATCTTCTGAATCACCATGGCCCGCCGATCTCGACCCGCTACCTCTCCCCCCCCGTGCCTACCGAGCTGCTCCCGCCGCCGCCACCTTCAACTACACCTCTCTAGCAATTCTGGGAGGCATCTTTATCCTGGGTGTCGGCGTGGGTATTGGCTTTAGTTCTGTTGCCACCTCTGGGCCAGAAAACGTAGCCACCCGCGACTTTATTGATCGCAGTGCTCCCAACCCAGAAGTATGTGTGGAGTTTGGAGCCAGTGCCATGGTGATGGATACTCGGGTGTTTGTCACCTTAAACCCTTTTAACGTCTATGTTTCCCAGCCCAAGATGCAGCCAGGTTGTGTGTTGCGGAGCACGAACTGGGGAATTTTGGAACAACGCAAATTGCTGACATCCGACCAGGTACGAGACTGCCGCAACCGCATGAATACCTTTGGGTTTACCGGCACCTTAGAGAGTTCTCCCCAAATTAGCTGCATTTACCAGAATGAAGCGGCTCAAAACCTCTTCTTGACCCAACCGGGTGTCGGTTCCGGTCGGCCTGAGACCAATAAGTTCTAA
- a CDS encoding ABC transporter permease: MPHPVEGDRVSLEQSDPNICQECVMTREQRLKSLPEMILMDSLSICWGDWLDLRVRIVQVAASGLVSPLIYILAFGLGLGSSLDAVTKPLQGDSYLEFILPGMVALSSMVISFGGTTFSICGDRLFTKTFEEMLLLPVHPLSLYIGKMMAGVLRGLMTATSVILVAILFTGKIWSFFNPLFLLLVVLNCAVFSGLGVIVGLTVQSLESVGLYNNFVIIPMSFLGATFF, encoded by the coding sequence ATGCCCCATCCAGTTGAGGGCGATCGTGTCTCTCTGGAGCAGAGTGACCCAAATATTTGTCAGGAGTGTGTGATGACGCGGGAACAGCGCCTAAAATCCTTACCTGAAATGATCCTGATGGACAGTTTAAGCATCTGCTGGGGCGACTGGCTGGATTTGCGAGTTCGCATCGTCCAAGTCGCTGCGTCTGGGCTGGTATCCCCCTTGATTTATATTCTGGCCTTTGGGCTGGGATTGGGCAGTTCTCTGGATGCCGTCACCAAGCCCCTCCAAGGCGATTCTTACCTGGAGTTTATTCTGCCAGGAATGGTGGCCCTGTCTTCCATGGTGATCAGCTTTGGTGGGACGACGTTTTCCATCTGTGGCGATCGCCTGTTTACCAAAACCTTCGAGGAGATGTTGTTACTGCCCGTCCATCCCCTGTCCCTTTACATCGGCAAGATGATGGCAGGGGTGCTGCGAGGCTTGATGACCGCAACCTCGGTGATTCTGGTGGCGATTCTCTTTACGGGCAAGATTTGGAGCTTCTTCAACCCCCTGTTTTTGCTCTTGGTGGTGTTGAACTGTGCCGTTTTTTCCGGCTTGGGGGTAATTGTAGGATTGACCGTGCAATCCCTAGAAAGTGTGGGGCTATACAACAACTTTGTGATCATTCCCATGTCCTTCCTGGGAGCAACGTTTTTTTGA
- the msrA gene encoding peptide-methionine (S)-S-oxide reductase MsrA: MAIFGFGKKMTLPSPTEALPGRSEVMPVPATHVVNHHPLKPPYPVGLELAMFGMGCFWGAERKFWQLEGVFTTAVGYAAGITPNPTYQEVCSGMTGHNEVVRVVYDPSIISYEGLLKVFWESHNPTQGMRQGNDAGTQYRSGIYVYSSAQQQAAIASRDAYQEALKSSGYGAITTEILDAPEFYYAEDYHQQYLAKNPHGYCGLGGTNVSCPIGVKTT, encoded by the coding sequence ATGGCGATATTTGGATTTGGGAAAAAAATGACCCTGCCCAGCCCGACGGAAGCCTTGCCGGGACGTTCTGAGGTAATGCCCGTTCCAGCCACGCACGTTGTCAACCACCATCCCCTGAAGCCGCCCTACCCAGTCGGTCTGGAGTTGGCCATGTTTGGGATGGGGTGTTTTTGGGGAGCGGAACGCAAATTCTGGCAACTGGAAGGGGTGTTTACCACCGCAGTGGGCTATGCCGCAGGCATCACCCCCAACCCCACCTACCAGGAAGTCTGTAGTGGCATGACGGGACACAATGAGGTGGTACGGGTTGTCTACGACCCGAGCATTATCAGCTATGAAGGTCTTTTAAAAGTCTTCTGGGAAAGCCATAACCCCACCCAGGGTATGCGCCAGGGCAATGATGCTGGGACACAGTATCGGTCTGGGATTTATGTTTACTCATCGGCACAGCAACAGGCGGCGATCGCCTCTCGGGATGCTTACCAGGAAGCCCTGAAGTCGTCGGGTTACGGGGCGATTACCACGGAAATTCTCGATGCTCCTGAGTTTTACTACGCCGAGGACTACCATCAGCAATATTTAGCCAAAAACCCCCATGGCTACTGTGGGTTGGGTGGCACCAATGTCAGCTGTCCCATTGGGGTGAAGACAACTTAG
- a CDS encoding magnesium chelatase subunit H produces the protein MTVFSFPPDKGNVGTAAYLDVFGSIYKVMEALQHNGYDVHGLPATPEALMLEVLHNAQAQYSSPELNVAYRMSVPEYEALTPYSDRLEPSWGPPPGHLNSDGQNLLVYGKHFGNVFIGVQPTFGYEGDPMRLLFSRSASPHHGFAAYYTYLEQIWQADAVLHFGTHGSLEFMPGKQMGMSGECYPDNLIGTIPNLYYYAANNPSEATIAKRRSYAETISYLTPPAENAGLYKGLKELSELIASYQTLKDSGRGISIVNTIMDKCRMVNLDQDIHLPDRDGKEMTSEERDTVVGQVYGRLMEIESRLLPCGLHVIGKPPSAEEAIATLVNIASIDRPENETLGLPRIIANSLGRDLDDIYRNNDRGVLADVQLLQDITLATRAAVSALVQEQTNAEGRIERVAVLNFFNMGRKEPWLESLHQHGYPKVDAAAIKPLFEYLEFCLKQIVADNELGALLKSLEGEYILPGPGGDPIRNPDVLPTGKNIHALDPQSIPTVAAVQSAQIVVDRLLARQRAENNGQWPETIACVLWGTDNIKTYGESLAQVMLLVGVRPVADSLGRVNKLELIGLEELGRPRIDVVINCSGVFRDLFLNQMGLLDRAVKMAAEADEPLEMNFVRQHALKQAEDLGINLRQAATRVFSNASGSYSSNINLAVENSTWESEAELQDMFLSRKSFAFTSDSPGTMEQSRQIFETALKTVDATFQNLDSSEISLTDVSHYFDSDPTKVVATLREDGKTPSAFIADTTTANAQVRSLSETVRLDARTKLLNPKWYEGMLSHGYEGVRELSKRLVNTMGWSATAGAVDNWIYEDTNATFIQDAAMRTRLMNLNPHSFRKVVATLLEVNGRGYWETSEANLNLLRELYQEVEDRIEGVE, from the coding sequence ATCACCGTCTTTAGCTTTCCCCCGGATAAAGGCAATGTTGGCACCGCCGCCTACCTGGATGTGTTTGGCTCCATCTATAAAGTTATGGAAGCTCTGCAGCACAATGGCTATGATGTCCACGGCTTACCAGCAACCCCAGAGGCCCTGATGCTGGAAGTCCTCCACAATGCCCAAGCGCAGTACAGTAGTCCTGAACTGAATGTGGCCTACCGGATGTCAGTGCCAGAGTACGAAGCCCTGACCCCCTATTCTGACCGCCTAGAACCCTCCTGGGGGCCACCCCCAGGCCATCTCAATAGTGACGGCCAAAACCTGTTGGTTTACGGCAAGCACTTCGGGAATGTATTTATCGGCGTCCAACCCACCTTTGGCTACGAAGGTGACCCGATGCGGTTGCTCTTCTCGCGCTCGGCTAGCCCCCACCACGGTTTTGCGGCCTACTACACCTATCTGGAGCAAATCTGGCAAGCCGATGCAGTGCTGCATTTTGGCACCCACGGCTCCCTGGAGTTCATGCCTGGGAAGCAGATGGGCATGTCTGGGGAGTGCTACCCCGATAACTTGATTGGCACCATTCCCAACCTCTACTACTACGCAGCCAATAACCCCAGCGAGGCCACCATTGCTAAGCGGCGCTCCTATGCCGAGACTATTTCCTACCTGACTCCCCCCGCCGAAAATGCCGGCCTCTACAAGGGGTTGAAGGAATTGAGTGAGCTGATAGCCTCCTACCAGACCCTCAAAGACAGTGGCCGAGGAATTTCCATTGTCAACACCATCATGGACAAATGCCGGATGGTGAATCTGGATCAGGATATCCACCTGCCGGATCGGGACGGCAAGGAGATGACCTCGGAGGAGCGGGATACCGTCGTCGGTCAGGTCTACGGACGCCTGATGGAGATTGAGTCGCGGTTGCTCCCCTGTGGATTACATGTGATTGGCAAGCCGCCCAGTGCCGAAGAGGCGATCGCCACCTTGGTCAATATTGCCAGTATTGATCGTCCTGAAAACGAGACCCTGGGACTGCCTCGGATCATTGCTAATAGCCTGGGTCGGGATCTGGATGACATTTACCGCAATAACGATCGGGGGGTGTTGGCCGATGTTCAACTCTTGCAAGACATCACCCTGGCAACTCGCGCCGCTGTCTCTGCCCTGGTTCAGGAACAAACCAATGCCGAGGGCCGGATTGAACGGGTGGCGGTGCTCAATTTCTTTAATATGGGGCGTAAAGAGCCGTGGCTGGAATCTCTGCACCAGCATGGCTATCCCAAGGTGGATGCCGCTGCCATCAAGCCCTTATTTGAATATCTGGAGTTCTGTCTGAAGCAAATCGTTGCCGACAATGAATTGGGGGCGTTGCTCAAATCCTTAGAAGGAGAGTACATTCTCCCTGGCCCTGGGGGCGACCCGATTCGCAATCCCGATGTCCTGCCTACGGGGAAGAATATTCACGCCCTCGATCCCCAATCGATTCCCACCGTTGCGGCGGTGCAATCCGCCCAAATTGTCGTCGATCGACTGCTGGCGCGGCAACGGGCTGAGAACAACGGCCAGTGGCCGGAAACCATTGCCTGTGTCCTCTGGGGAACTGACAATATCAAGACCTATGGGGAGTCCCTGGCTCAGGTGATGTTGCTGGTGGGGGTGCGTCCGGTGGCTGACTCCCTGGGTCGGGTCAATAAGTTGGAACTCATTGGCCTCGAAGAGCTGGGCAGGCCCAGAATTGATGTGGTGATCAATTGCTCGGGGGTGTTTCGCGATCTGTTCCTCAACCAAATGGGTCTTCTGGATCGAGCGGTGAAAATGGCCGCCGAAGCCGATGAACCCCTAGAGATGAATTTTGTCCGTCAGCATGCCCTCAAACAGGCTGAAGATCTGGGGATTAATCTCCGCCAAGCTGCAACCCGAGTCTTCTCCAATGCCTCGGGATCTTATTCCTCCAATATCAACCTAGCGGTGGAGAACAGCACCTGGGAGAGTGAGGCGGAACTGCAAGATATGTTCCTCTCTCGCAAGTCCTTTGCCTTTACCTCCGATAGTCCTGGGACGATGGAGCAATCCCGCCAGATCTTTGAGACGGCTCTGAAAACCGTGGATGCCACGTTCCAGAATCTTGACTCTTCCGAGATTTCCCTCACCGATGTCTCCCACTACTTTGACTCCGACCCCACCAAAGTGGTAGCGACCCTGCGGGAGGATGGTAAAACCCCATCGGCCTTCATTGCTGATACCACCACCGCCAATGCCCAGGTGCGCAGCCTTTCGGAAACCGTGCGTTTAGATGCCCGTACCAAACTGCTGAACCCCAAGTGGTATGAGGGGATGCTCTCCCATGGCTATGAAGGGGTGCGAGAGCTATCCAAGCGGCTGGTGAATACCATGGGCTGGTCCGCCACAGCTGGGGCGGTTGATAACTGGATCTATGAAGATACCAACGCCACTTTTATTCAGGATGCAGCGATGCGAACACGCTTGATGAACCTGAACCCCCACTCATTCCGCAAAGTGGTTGCCACCTTGCTGGAAGTTAATGGCCGTGGCTATTGGGAAACCAGTGAAGCCAACCTCAACCTGCTGCGGGAACTTTACCAGGAAGTCGAAGATCGGATTGAAGGGGTGGAGTAG
- a CDS encoding cobaltochelatase subunit CobN, translating to MKKRKEQSGSSFQDGMLKLLQTLPKVLKYLPMDKAQDARNFMLSFQYWLGGSQENLENFLLMLADKYVLKKEASDRLQYQEPVTYPDMGIWHPLAPMMFEDVREYLNWFNSRRDIAADLKDPLAPCIGLVLQRTHLITGDDAHYVAMVQELESMGARVIPVFAGGLDFSKPVDAYFYEPSSRESKSLVDTVISLTGFALVGGPARQDHPKAIEALQRLNRPYMVALPLVFQTTEEWQDSDLGLHPIQVALQIALPELDGAIEPIILSGRDGTTGKSIALQDRIEAVAQRALKWANLRRKPKMEKKRCHHRL from the coding sequence ATGAAAAAGCGCAAGGAGCAGTCGGGGTCGTCCTTCCAAGACGGAATGCTGAAGTTGTTGCAAACCTTGCCCAAGGTGCTTAAGTACCTGCCCATGGACAAGGCTCAGGATGCTCGTAACTTTATGCTCAGCTTCCAGTATTGGCTGGGTGGCTCTCAGGAAAACTTGGAGAACTTCCTGTTGATGCTGGCAGACAAGTATGTGCTGAAAAAAGAAGCCAGCGATCGCCTCCAATATCAAGAACCCGTTACCTATCCGGATATGGGGATCTGGCACCCCTTGGCTCCCATGATGTTTGAAGATGTGCGGGAGTATCTAAACTGGTTTAATTCCCGCCGCGATATTGCCGCCGATCTCAAAGATCCCTTAGCGCCCTGCATTGGTTTAGTCTTGCAGCGTACCCACCTGATTACCGGGGATGATGCCCACTACGTGGCGATGGTGCAGGAACTGGAGTCCATGGGAGCCAGAGTCATCCCGGTGTTTGCGGGAGGTTTGGACTTCTCCAAGCCCGTCGATGCCTATTTCTATGAGCCCAGCTCCCGAGAATCGAAATCCCTGGTGGATACGGTGATTTCCCTCACCGGGTTTGCCCTCGTGGGTGGCCCTGCTCGTCAAGATCATCCCAAGGCGATCGAGGCGCTTCAGCGGTTGAACCGCCCCTACATGGTGGCGCTGCCCCTGGTCTTCCAAACCACAGAGGAATGGCAAGATAGCGATTTGGGTTTGCATCCGATTCAAGTGGCCTTGCAAATTGCGCTGCCAGAATTAGACGGAGCCATTGAGCCGATTATTCTCTCAGGACGGGATGGCACCACGGGTAAGTCCATCGCCCTCCAAGATCGGATTGAAGCCGTCGCCCAACGGGCACTGAAATGGGCAAACCTGCGACGTAAGCCCAAGATGGAGAAAAAACGTTGCCATCACCGTCTTTAG
- a CDS encoding DUF3479 domain-containing protein, producing the protein MFTHVKSTIRHIAPDGLGERSLIKVVYVVLEPQYQSALSAAVRSINQHNPNIAVEVSGYLIEELRDPQNYADFQRDVAVANIFIASLIFLEDLADKIVSAVEPYRDRLDVAVVFPSMPQVMRLNKIGEFLHGSVRAIEKRDRPIHEKAQGAVGVVLPRRNAEVVANLAQGA; encoded by the coding sequence ATGTTCACTCACGTCAAGTCCACCATTCGCCACATTGCCCCCGATGGTCTGGGGGAACGGTCTTTGATCAAGGTGGTCTATGTCGTGTTAGAGCCGCAGTATCAAAGCGCCCTCTCAGCGGCGGTGCGGTCGATTAACCAGCATAATCCTAATATTGCTGTTGAGGTCAGTGGCTACCTGATCGAAGAACTCCGCGATCCCCAAAACTATGCTGATTTTCAGCGGGATGTGGCAGTTGCCAATATTTTCATCGCCTCTCTGATTTTCCTAGAAGATTTGGCCGACAAGATCGTATCTGCAGTCGAACCCTACCGCGATCGCCTGGATGTAGCGGTGGTCTTTCCCTCCATGCCCCAGGTGATGCGCCTGAATAAAATTGGGGAGTTTCTCCATGGCTCAGTTAGGGCAATCGAAAAGCGCGATCGCCCAATTCATGAAAAAGCGCAAGGAGCAGTCGGGGTCGTCCTTCCAAGACGGAATGCTGAAGTTGTTGCAAACCTTGCCCAAGGTGCTTAA
- the nblS gene encoding two-component system sensor histidine kinase NblS translates to MAAATLVVSLLMSGLTFWAVNTIQQDAHLNDTRFGRDLGLLLAANVAPLVAEDHRTELAQFTHRFYSSTSSVRYMLYADADGEIFLGIPFSESEVQNSLTIRRRIQLPDNFAEKAELPMVRQHLTPAGEVTDVFIPLNHEGQYLGVLAVGINPNPTLMISSHLTRDVTTAVFVSIWVMMILGAVFNALTITKPIKELLVGVKNIAAGNFKQRIDLPLGGELGELICSFNDMAERLKRYEEQNIEELTSEKAKLETLMATIADGAMLIDIHQQIILVNPIARRIFGWETQEILGQNLLQHLSPTVQKELQQPLCDMITGKLEGAEFRLTLEEPLNRTVRLLLMTVLDQHRESTKGIAITVQDITREAELNEAKSQFISNVSHELRTPLFNIKSFIETLHEYGDDLSESERLEFLETANRETDRLTRLVNDVLDLSRLESCKRYNFEAVDVSATVEQTLRSNQLNAKDKGIELCQELEPHLPPILGNYDLLLQVFANLVGNALKFTQSGGRVVIRASLLPLSSPVDPGRLRIEIADTGIGIDPEDQEAIFDRFFRVENRVHTLEGTGLGLSIVRNIMEKHHSQVHLVSEVSVGTTFWFDLPVFRETATPLEPLIPEVLTLPPSSILMSTL, encoded by the coding sequence ATGGCTGCGGCAACCTTAGTCGTTTCCCTGCTGATGAGCGGTCTGACATTTTGGGCTGTGAACACCATTCAGCAGGATGCCCACCTCAACGATACCCGCTTTGGCCGCGATCTGGGGCTCCTGTTGGCTGCTAACGTTGCTCCCTTGGTGGCTGAAGATCACCGCACCGAGCTGGCACAGTTCACCCACCGCTTTTATAGCAGTACCTCCAGTGTGCGCTACATGCTCTATGCCGATGCGGATGGAGAAATCTTCCTCGGCATTCCCTTTTCAGAGTCAGAAGTACAGAATTCTCTGACGATTCGGCGGCGGATTCAACTGCCCGACAACTTTGCGGAGAAGGCCGAACTGCCAATGGTTCGGCAACATCTCACCCCTGCGGGTGAAGTCACCGATGTGTTCATTCCCCTGAACCATGAAGGTCAATATCTAGGGGTGCTCGCCGTTGGCATTAATCCCAACCCAACCCTGATGATCTCATCCCACCTGACCCGTGATGTCACCACTGCGGTGTTTGTGTCCATCTGGGTGATGATGATTTTGGGAGCTGTCTTTAATGCCCTGACGATCACCAAACCGATTAAGGAACTGCTGGTTGGGGTAAAAAATATTGCAGCTGGCAACTTTAAACAACGAATTGATCTCCCCCTCGGTGGGGAACTGGGAGAGCTGATCTGTAGCTTCAATGATATGGCAGAGCGCCTGAAGCGTTATGAAGAGCAGAATATTGAAGAATTAACCTCCGAGAAGGCAAAGCTAGAAACCTTAATGGCAACGATCGCGGATGGAGCGATGTTGATTGACATCCACCAGCAGATTATCCTGGTCAATCCTATCGCTCGTCGCATCTTTGGTTGGGAGACCCAGGAGATTTTGGGGCAGAATCTGCTTCAACACCTCTCACCCACGGTGCAGAAGGAACTGCAGCAACCCCTCTGTGACATGATTACTGGCAAGTTGGAGGGAGCTGAATTTCGTCTCACCCTGGAGGAACCGCTCAATCGTACCGTGCGCCTGTTGTTGATGACGGTGCTGGATCAGCATCGAGAAAGCACTAAAGGAATTGCGATCACCGTCCAAGACATTACCCGCGAAGCCGAACTCAATGAAGCCAAGAGTCAGTTTATCAGCAACGTCTCCCATGAACTGCGGACACCGCTGTTTAACATCAAGTCTTTTATTGAGACCCTCCACGAGTACGGAGACGACCTCAGTGAGTCAGAACGCCTGGAATTTCTAGAGACGGCGAACCGGGAAACCGATCGGCTCACCCGCCTCGTCAATGATGTACTGGATTTATCTCGCCTCGAATCCTGCAAACGCTACAATTTTGAGGCGGTTGATGTCAGTGCAACCGTGGAGCAGACCTTGCGCTCGAATCAACTCAATGCCAAAGACAAAGGCATTGAGCTATGTCAGGAGCTGGAACCCCATCTACCGCCGATATTGGGAAATTACGACTTGCTATTACAGGTATTTGCCAATTTAGTGGGGAATGCCCTGAAATTTACCCAGTCTGGCGGGCGGGTCGTGATTCGTGCCTCTCTGCTGCCCCTGTCCTCCCCCGTCGATCCTGGCAGACTACGGATTGAAATTGCGGATACTGGCATTGGGATTGATCCGGAGGATCAGGAGGCAATCTTTGATCGCTTTTTCCGAGTCGAGAACCGCGTTCACACCCTGGAAGGAACGGGGCTGGGACTTTCGATTGTGCGCAATATTATGGAGAAGCACCACAGTCAGGTTCACCTCGTGAGCGAAGTGAGTGTGGGGACGACCTTCTGGTTTGACCTCCCTGTGTTTCGAGAAACTGCAACGCCCTTGGAACCGTTGATCCCAGAGGTATTAACATTGCCCCCCAGCTCTATATTGATGAGTACCCTTTAA